Proteins encoded in a region of the Spiribacter sp. 1M189 genome:
- the uvrA gene encoding excinuclease ABC subunit UvrA: MSDSTIRIRGARQNNLRNLDLDLPTGEFAVITGVSGSGKSSLAFDTIYAEGQRRYVETFSPYARQFLDRMDRPATDRVEGIPPAIAIDQTNPVRTSRSTVGTMTELNDHLKLLFARGARLYCGGCGRAVTRDTAEGVYQRLHERCPGARAVVAFDVEIPENYDRAEIRGLLERQGYTRISDQADGRLRVIQDRIRVEESRRDRLIEAAEAAFQHGRGHLVVMELDDQREPVDEHRFSQALHCADCNRHYRDPSPSLFSFNSPVGACETCRGFGRIMGIDYGLVIPDPRKTLAGGAIRPWQSGKSAECQKDLMRHARRRGVATDVPWQDLPAADRDWVIEGEGGGRGQWHGVRRFFDWLESKSYKMHVRVLLSKYRSYDLCPDCEGARLKPEALLWRLGGHDEAALAVPPAERHRARGLSMPESVFRGLPGLNVHDLMTLPLARAGQFFERLALPAPLDEAVPLLLEAIRARLGFLQQVGVGYLTLDRQSRTLSGGEVQRINLTTALGTSLVNTLFVLDEPSIGLHPRDIQRITSVMHRLRDAGNTLLVVEHDPDIMQAADRIIDIGPGPGREGGDIVFNGSPAALMKDKTSLTGAYLQGRRRVEAAGRRAHREAPAQWITIEGASEHNLDGFDVRLPLHRLVCLTGVSGSGKSTLLESVIYRSLRKMFGEAVDPPGRHTAIHGAETIDEVVLVDQSAIGRTTRSNPASYVGAFDPIRKAFAREPLARERGYTAGTFSFNAGAGRCPACGGNGFEHVEMQFLSDVYLRCPTCDGRRYRDAVLEVRIAPAQDCDRPPVSIAECLEMTVDEARAFFADQPDILRGLEPLAAVGLGYMQLGQPVPTLSGGEAQRLKLAGHLAKARKRGGGHKLFLFDEPTTGLHFEDIRVLLTALERLMEAGHSVIVIEHNLDVMLAADWLVDLGPEGGDAGGRLVAEGTPEAVMAVAESHTGNALKRYQGERVADAPPLETAARGVKQSMTAEPRAIEIRNAREHNLRGIDLRIPQDRLTVITGLSGSGKSTVAFDILFNEGQRRYLESLNAYARQFVQPAARPDVDAVFGIPPTVAIEQRTSRGGHKSTVATMTELHHFLRLMFVKLGTQYCPDCDLPIREQSRESIAAHLVEAHRGEAVTLLAPLVVARKGYYTDLAQWAGGKGFSHLRVDGEDLPTADWPRLDRYQEHDIDLPVATLEPDPADEDTLGAALAQVLGYGKGQVKVARATGETTLYSTERACPGCNRSFSPLDPRLFSYNTRHGWCPTCFGTGVVLKGFDAEQTGEERQWRGGDEEGPRICPACHGHRLRPEALAVRFLDRGIADYGGLSVAGAEAFFRDIELTGREAAIARDILSELQGRLGFLAAVGLGYLTLDRAAPTLSGGEAQRIRLAAQLGSNLQGVCYILDEPTIGLHARDNRMLLDTLAALEAKGNTMVVVEHDEDTIRRAEHVIDLGPGAGVQGGRIVAEGRLEDLLANPDSVTGRALSNPMHHPQRGERRDAHATEAIKLLRVHANNLREVNARIPLGRLTAVSGVSGSGKSTLVREVLHGSLRARLGRTGDASAAPHGCRDITGWQAVDRVLEVDQTPIGKTPRSCPVTYVGIYDEIRRLFAQTEEARIRGYGPGRFSFNTSEGRCPDCEGQGMRRIEMNFLPDVTVPCETCHGQRFTPETLAVTWRGCSIGDVLSMDIETAVDFFAAHKRLHHTLGLLRDTGLGYLTLGQPSPTLSGGEAQRIKLVSELAKARPETGRTAAARTLYILDEPTVGLHIADVERLTGVLHRLVDAGHSVVVIEHNLDVLAEADWLIDLGPEGGDGGGRIVVQGTPEQACRNRESHTGRLLAEFMSTRQAGRSGEAVS; this comes from the coding sequence ATGAGTGACTCCACCATCCGCATCCGCGGTGCCCGCCAGAACAACCTGCGCAATCTGGACCTGGATCTGCCCACCGGCGAATTCGCCGTGATCACCGGGGTATCCGGATCCGGCAAGTCGTCGCTGGCGTTTGACACCATCTATGCCGAGGGCCAGCGCCGCTACGTCGAGACGTTCTCCCCCTACGCCCGACAGTTTCTCGATCGCATGGATCGCCCCGCCACGGATCGGGTGGAAGGTATACCGCCGGCCATCGCCATTGATCAGACCAACCCCGTGCGCACCTCCCGCTCCACCGTGGGCACGATGACCGAGCTCAATGATCACCTCAAGCTGCTGTTTGCCCGTGGGGCACGGCTCTACTGCGGTGGCTGCGGGCGGGCGGTGACGCGGGATACGGCCGAGGGAGTCTATCAGCGGCTCCATGAGCGCTGTCCGGGGGCGCGGGCCGTGGTCGCCTTCGATGTGGAGATTCCCGAGAACTATGACCGCGCTGAGATCCGCGGCCTGCTGGAGCGACAGGGCTACACCCGCATAAGCGATCAGGCGGACGGGCGTCTGCGCGTCATCCAGGACCGCATTCGGGTGGAGGAATCGCGGCGCGATCGGCTCATTGAAGCTGCCGAGGCGGCCTTTCAGCATGGCCGTGGCCATCTGGTCGTGATGGAGCTGGATGACCAGCGCGAGCCCGTGGACGAGCATCGATTTTCACAGGCGCTGCACTGCGCCGACTGCAACCGGCATTATCGCGACCCCAGCCCCAGTCTTTTCTCGTTCAACTCGCCGGTGGGTGCCTGCGAGACCTGCCGCGGCTTTGGCCGCATCATGGGCATCGACTACGGGCTGGTCATTCCCGATCCCCGCAAGACCCTGGCCGGCGGCGCCATCCGCCCCTGGCAGTCAGGCAAATCCGCGGAATGTCAGAAGGATCTGATGCGTCATGCCCGCCGCCGTGGCGTGGCCACCGATGTTCCCTGGCAGGATCTGCCGGCGGCCGACCGCGACTGGGTCATCGAGGGCGAAGGCGGCGGTCGGGGTCAGTGGCACGGCGTGCGCCGGTTCTTCGACTGGCTGGAGTCGAAGAGCTATAAAATGCATGTCCGCGTGCTGCTATCCAAATATCGCAGTTACGATCTCTGTCCGGACTGCGAGGGGGCACGCCTCAAGCCCGAGGCGCTGCTCTGGCGCCTGGGCGGGCATGATGAGGCGGCCCTGGCGGTGCCACCCGCCGAGCGACATCGCGCCCGCGGCCTGTCCATGCCCGAATCGGTATTCCGGGGACTGCCGGGGCTGAACGTCCACGACCTGATGACCCTGCCACTGGCGCGTGCCGGGCAATTCTTCGAGCGGCTCGCGCTCCCCGCTCCCCTGGACGAGGCGGTTCCCCTGCTACTGGAGGCGATCCGCGCGCGACTTGGCTTTCTCCAGCAGGTCGGCGTCGGCTACCTGACGCTCGACCGCCAGTCGCGGACGCTGTCGGGTGGCGAGGTCCAGCGCATCAATCTCACCACAGCACTGGGCACCTCGCTGGTCAATACCCTATTCGTCCTCGATGAACCGAGCATCGGACTGCATCCCCGGGATATCCAGCGCATCACCTCGGTGATGCACCGCCTGCGCGATGCCGGCAACACGCTGCTTGTGGTCGAACACGACCCCGACATCATGCAGGCCGCCGACCGGATCATCGATATCGGCCCGGGCCCTGGCCGGGAAGGCGGCGATATTGTCTTCAATGGCTCGCCGGCCGCGCTGATGAAGGATAAGACATCGCTGACCGGCGCCTATCTGCAGGGACGCCGCCGCGTGGAGGCTGCCGGCCGACGCGCGCACCGCGAGGCACCGGCCCAATGGATCACCATTGAGGGAGCAAGTGAGCACAACCTCGACGGATTCGATGTGCGTCTGCCCCTGCACCGCCTGGTCTGTCTGACCGGCGTATCCGGATCCGGCAAGTCCACGCTGCTCGAGTCCGTCATCTACCGCAGCCTGCGCAAGATGTTCGGTGAAGCCGTGGATCCACCCGGCAGGCACACGGCCATTCATGGCGCGGAGACCATCGACGAGGTGGTCCTGGTCGATCAGTCGGCCATCGGCCGCACCACACGCTCCAATCCGGCCAGCTATGTCGGTGCCTTCGACCCGATTCGCAAGGCATTCGCCCGCGAGCCGCTTGCCCGGGAGCGGGGTTATACCGCCGGCACCTTCAGCTTCAACGCCGGTGCCGGCCGCTGTCCGGCCTGTGGCGGCAACGGTTTCGAGCATGTCGAGATGCAGTTCCTCTCGGATGTCTACCTGCGCTGCCCCACCTGCGACGGACGCCGCTATCGCGATGCCGTGCTCGAGGTCCGCATCGCGCCGGCCCAGGACTGCGATCGGCCGCCGGTCTCCATTGCCGAATGCCTGGAGATGACCGTGGACGAAGCGCGTGCCTTCTTTGCCGACCAGCCGGACATCCTCCGCGGCCTGGAGCCCCTTGCGGCAGTGGGTCTTGGCTACATGCAACTGGGCCAGCCCGTGCCCACCCTATCCGGCGGCGAAGCCCAGCGCCTGAAGCTTGCCGGTCACCTGGCCAAGGCCCGCAAGCGGGGCGGCGGGCATAAGCTGTTCCTCTTCGACGAACCCACCACCGGGCTGCATTTCGAGGATATCCGTGTCCTGCTCACCGCCCTTGAGCGGCTGATGGAGGCCGGGCATTCCGTCATCGTCATCGAGCATAACCTGGATGTCATGCTGGCCGCCGACTGGCTGGTGGACCTGGGGCCGGAGGGCGGCGATGCCGGTGGCCGACTGGTTGCCGAGGGCACACCCGAGGCGGTCATGGCCGTGGCCGAAAGCCATACCGGCAACGCACTCAAACGCTACCAAGGCGAGCGCGTGGCGGATGCCCCCCCGCTTGAGACGGCGGCACGAGGCGTGAAGCAGTCGATGACGGCCGAACCCCGGGCCATCGAAATCCGCAATGCGCGCGAACACAATCTGCGCGGCATCGATCTGCGCATCCCGCAGGACCGCCTTACCGTGATCACCGGCCTGTCCGGCTCCGGGAAGAGCACGGTGGCCTTCGACATCCTCTTCAACGAAGGCCAGCGCCGCTACCTGGAGTCGCTCAACGCCTACGCCCGGCAGTTCGTCCAGCCCGCCGCCCGGCCCGACGTCGACGCGGTCTTCGGCATCCCGCCCACGGTGGCCATCGAGCAGCGCACCAGCCGCGGTGGCCACAAGAGCACCGTGGCCACGATGACAGAGCTGCATCACTTCCTGCGGCTGATGTTCGTCAAACTGGGCACCCAGTACTGTCCCGACTGCGATCTGCCCATCCGCGAACAGAGCCGTGAGTCCATCGCCGCCCACCTCGTCGAGGCGCATCGCGGCGAAGCGGTCACGCTCCTGGCACCGCTGGTCGTGGCGCGTAAGGGGTACTACACCGACCTGGCCCAGTGGGCCGGCGGCAAAGGCTTCAGCCACCTACGCGTGGATGGCGAGGATCTGCCCACCGCCGACTGGCCTCGCCTCGACCGTTACCAGGAACATGATATCGATCTGCCCGTCGCCACCCTCGAGCCGGATCCTGCCGACGAGGACACACTGGGTGCCGCGCTGGCGCAGGTCCTAGGCTATGGCAAGGGCCAGGTCAAGGTGGCCAGAGCGACGGGGGAGACCACCCTCTATTCCACGGAGCGCGCCTGCCCCGGCTGCAATCGCAGCTTCAGCCCGCTGGATCCGAGACTATTCTCCTACAACACCCGGCATGGCTGGTGCCCGACGTGCTTCGGCACCGGCGTCGTGCTCAAGGGCTTCGATGCCGAGCAGACCGGCGAGGAGCGACAGTGGCGAGGCGGAGACGAGGAAGGACCGCGGATCTGCCCCGCCTGTCACGGTCATCGCCTGCGACCGGAGGCGCTGGCCGTGCGTTTTCTCGACCGCGGCATTGCCGACTATGGCGGCCTCTCGGTGGCCGGGGCCGAGGCCTTTTTCCGCGACATCGAACTGACGGGTCGGGAAGCCGCGATTGCCCGCGACATCCTGTCCGAGCTGCAGGGGCGGCTCGGGTTCCTGGCGGCGGTCGGCCTCGGCTACCTCACCCTCGATCGGGCGGCGCCGACGCTCTCCGGCGGTGAGGCCCAGCGTATCCGGCTGGCGGCCCAGCTTGGTTCCAACCTCCAGGGCGTCTGCTACATCCTCGATGAACCGACCATCGGACTGCATGCCCGCGACAATCGGATGCTCCTCGACACGCTGGCGGCACTGGAAGCCAAGGGCAACACCATGGTCGTCGTCGAACATGACGAGGATACGATCCGCCGCGCCGAGCATGTCATTGACCTCGGCCCCGGCGCCGGTGTGCAGGGCGGACGGATCGTGGCCGAGGGCCGGCTCGAGGACCTGCTTGCCAATCCCGATTCGGTCACCGGGCGCGCCCTGAGCAATCCCATGCATCACCCACAGCGCGGCGAACGCCGCGATGCCCACGCCACGGAAGCCATCAAGCTGCTGAGAGTTCACGCCAACAATCTCCGCGAGGTCAATGCGCGCATCCCGCTGGGCCGCCTGACGGCAGTGAGCGGTGTATCCGGATCCGGTAAAAGCACCCTGGTTCGGGAGGTGCTCCATGGCAGCCTGCGGGCCCGGCTCGGCCGTACCGGCGATGCCAGCGCGGCGCCGCATGGCTGTCGGGACATCACCGGCTGGCAGGCAGTGGATCGTGTTCTCGAGGTCGACCAGACGCCCATCGGCAAGACCCCCCGCTCCTGCCCCGTCACCTATGTCGGCATCTACGACGAGATACGGCGCCTGTTCGCCCAGACCGAAGAGGCCCGTATCCGTGGTTACGGGCCAGGACGCTTTTCATTCAACACCAGCGAGGGCCGCTGCCCGGACTGCGAGGGGCAGGGCATGCGGCGGATCGAGATGAACTTTCTCCCGGACGTCACCGTGCCCTGCGAGACCTGTCACGGCCAGCGCTTCACGCCGGAGACCCTGGCCGTCACCTGGCGGGGCTGTTCGATCGGCGATGTCCTGAGCATGGATATCGAAACGGCGGTCGATTTCTTCGCGGCACACAAGCGACTCCACCATACGCTGGGGCTGCTGCGGGATACGGGGCTTGGGTATCTCACCCTAGGTCAGCCGAGTCCGACGCTGTCCGGCGGCGAGGCCCAGCGGATCAAGCTCGTCAGCGAACTGGCCAAGGCAAGGCCGGAGACCGGCAGGACAGCGGCGGCGAGAACGCTCTACATCCTCGACGAGCCCACCGTCGGGCTGCATATCGCCGATGTCGAGCGCCTCACCGGTGTCCTGCATCGACTGGTGGACGCGGGACACAGCGTCGTCGTCATTGAGCACAACCTCGACGTGCTCGCCGAGGCCGACTGGCTGATCGACCTCGGGCCGGAGGGCGGAGATGGCGGCGGGCGTATCGTGGTTCAGGGCACGCCGGAGCAGGCATGCCGAAATCGCGAATCGCATACCGGCCGCCTTCTCGCAGAGTTCATGTCCACCCGGCAGGCAGGCCGCTCCGGCGAGGCAGTCAGTTGA